GGTGCAGGTTTGCAAACCAGTCTGAAGGGAGGAGAATGGACAGTGTGCAAGGAAACATCTGACACACAACATCCTGCAGACATGAGCTCAAACAACCAGAGAACAAGGATTCCAAATGGGTTTCGATATATTTGGGGCCCATAGACTAGATAAAGTAGGATATactgagagatgaagtcatagaTAGCAATACGTATCAGTAAATGATTTGATTAGAAATCTTATTtcttacccccccaaaaaataaatcttatttcttttatttatacaaaGACCAGTGATGAGAGTTAAATGGTTGGATGTTGGATGTAACCGTGTTCTTCTCAGCCTCCACATTCACACTATCACGAGTTTTATCTCTACAGGAACATGAGGAACCACACAGAGTTGACTGAGTTCATCCTCCTGGGAATCCCACACACCCAAGGAGGGGAGACGgtgctctttctcctcttcctgttcATTTACCTTTTCGCCTTGATTGGAAATTTACTCATCTTGACAGCAATTCTTTCCTCCTCTGTCCTTCgcacccccatgtacttcttcttAGGGCTCCTGGCTATTTTTGACATAGTTTTACCAGCTGTAACCTGCCCCAAgatgctgttctatctctctggtcagagTCCAGCCATTTCTTACCAGGGCTGTGCCACTCAGCTCTTCTTCTATCATTTACTGGGCTCTACAGAAGCCTGTCTCTATTCTGTGATGTCCTTTGATCGCTTTGTAGCCATCTGTTACCCCCTCAGGTATTCACTCATCATGAGACCAGGAGTCTGTGTGGGTTTGGCCACAGTAGCCTGGACAATGGGCTGTGTTCATTCCTCCATTCTGACTGCCTTCACTTTTAGCCTGACCTACTGTGGCCCAAATCAGGTggattttttcttctgtgacatTCCTGCTATCTTGCCTTTGGCCTGTGATGATACATCACTGGCCCAGACAGTGGGTTCCGCAGAAGTTAGCTTTCTGGTTTTATCATTTTGGGGCTCCATTTGCTTCTGCTATATGCACATCGCAATTGCCATTTTGCGGATGCGCTCAGCAGAGGGCAGGAAGAAAGCCTTCTCCACCTGCAGCGCCCACCTTGCTGCTGTCCTTTGTTACCTTGCTCCTGTGGCTATCATCTATCTGGAGCCCACACCCAACCACTTGGTGGATGCCATCGTGCAAATATTTACTAGTATTGTCTCTCCCATGCTGAAC
The sequence above is a segment of the Suncus etruscus isolate mSunEtr1 chromosome 8, mSunEtr1.pri.cur, whole genome shotgun sequence genome. Coding sequences within it:
- the LOC126015791 gene encoding olfactory receptor 148-like, with amino-acid sequence MRNHTELTEFILLGIPHTQGGETVLFLLFLFIYLFALIGNLLILTAILSSSVLRTPMYFFLGLLAIFDIVLPAVTCPKMLFYLSGQSPAISYQGCATQLFFYHLLGSTEACLYSVMSFDRFVAICYPLRYSLIMRPGVCVGLATVAWTMGCVHSSILTAFTFSLTYCGPNQVDFFFCDIPAILPLACDDTSLAQTVGSAEVSFLVLSFWGSICFCYMHIAIAILRMRSAEGRKKAFSTCSAHLAAVLCYLAPVAIIYLEPTPNHLVDAIVQIFTSIVSPMLNSLIFSLRNKDVKNSLKRLLNKVILTQK